One Paenibacillus sp. FSL H7-0737 DNA segment encodes these proteins:
- a CDS encoding non-ribosomal peptide synthetase yields the protein MAVNKRVMSGFPEQEHDRKLWDLSDDSEKQQSKGELIWSGFPEEHEQRNLFSEEVYQFQQCRIPLPSALAERVMEVVSNSSSGKVSLLLRAVQYMLFKYCGNQLITTGVLTKSATGSKVERRVYPVLTSIDPGSSLMEQLVESGIMESFTEDSIKRSSLKPKKSLEPLKVERGESPWKTLVLTEALESAEEAEIIGAEMAFALVERNEAMILEVVYNGLLFSAEKVSTLSGQLLHWLMEALSHPNQPLMQLDIVPPEEKNRLLYEFNPIATLYPQTQTVVKLFESKVLEMPDEAAVTSGNQQFTYQKLNAAANRIAHQLQAQGIGSGSIVGIMAQPSLEMFSGILGILKSGAAYLPIDPEYPLDRIQYMLNDSKAEAMLYQTELELPKHYGGRLLDLKVLGEGDEEESLGNPNVPYTPEDLAYVVYTSGSTGAPKGVMIEHRALLNLCFWHLDQFEVTATDRATKYAGFGFDASVWEIFPYLLAGASIHIVPAEAKLDMVMLNHFFEEKGISISFLPTSICERFIRLPNHSPSLRILLTGGDRLKQTRNTPYKLVNNYGPTENTVVATSYTIYDSRLANHIGRPIHNTRIYIVDEYGALQPEGVIGEMCIAGDSLARGYLHNEALTAAKFVSNPFEPGERMYRSGDYARWLSDGNIEFIGRMDDQVKIRGVRIELEEIENRLSQYPEVEGCVITTRENEESGKYLVAYYEARQEIPVSQLRLFLSETLPEAWMPSTYMYLKQLPITPNGKIDRRALPEPSVARPMLEVLYSSSKTETEQMLSRIWGELLEVEQIGLDDNFFDLGGNSLLLVSVHARLEEEAPGKVKVVDLFDYPSISKLACFIDESSQPAVIEPVHTEVMLRADCLRSLEEEEGDGNIRFRLEGWRAEQLRDWEEGSTFDLPSLFLAAFFYQIFEMSVQEEIVVQVLSEDLQWIVPVTTDFDDIYQFNELLEQVSTTISGLKGSDGYPVYQAIDWLETDRLKNSKSIVPYFSYNEYEENMSLHQADLYVQIVEDLEGYECICDYRTDLWKEAKVFEFLEKYADSVVKMLEVQI from the coding sequence ATGGCAGTAAATAAACGGGTCATGAGCGGCTTTCCGGAGCAAGAGCATGATCGGAAGTTATGGGATCTTAGCGATGATTCAGAGAAGCAGCAGTCTAAGGGGGAGCTAATCTGGAGTGGATTTCCTGAGGAACATGAACAGAGAAATCTATTTTCTGAAGAAGTCTATCAATTTCAGCAGTGCAGAATACCCTTACCCTCTGCTCTAGCTGAAAGAGTAATGGAGGTGGTATCTAACTCCTCCAGCGGAAAAGTTTCTCTACTGTTAAGAGCCGTGCAATATATGCTCTTCAAATATTGCGGTAATCAACTGATTACAACCGGGGTGCTAACGAAAAGTGCAACTGGTTCGAAGGTGGAGAGAAGGGTATATCCTGTGCTGACTTCTATCGATCCTGGTTCTTCTTTGATGGAACAGCTTGTAGAATCGGGCATCATGGAATCTTTCACCGAGGATTCCATCAAGAGATCATCTTTGAAGCCTAAAAAAAGCTTGGAGCCCCTTAAGGTAGAACGGGGAGAGTCACCTTGGAAAACGCTAGTGCTTACAGAAGCACTCGAAAGTGCAGAAGAAGCGGAAATTATTGGTGCGGAAATGGCTTTTGCTCTGGTAGAGCGAAATGAAGCAATGATTCTGGAGGTAGTATACAACGGCCTGTTGTTCTCAGCGGAGAAGGTTTCTACCCTCTCGGGCCAATTGCTTCATTGGTTAATGGAAGCCCTGAGCCATCCCAATCAACCGTTAATGCAGCTTGATATTGTTCCTCCTGAGGAGAAGAACAGATTGCTTTATGAATTCAACCCTATCGCTACTCTTTATCCGCAGACCCAAACCGTGGTTAAGCTGTTTGAATCGAAAGTACTGGAGATGCCGGATGAAGCGGCGGTCACATCCGGCAATCAGCAATTTACTTACCAGAAACTTAATGCAGCTGCCAATCGAATTGCTCACCAGTTGCAAGCACAAGGCATAGGTTCGGGCTCCATTGTAGGCATTATGGCTCAGCCCTCACTGGAGATGTTCAGTGGCATACTTGGCATTTTAAAGTCAGGAGCTGCTTATCTGCCGATTGATCCCGAATATCCGCTGGACCGTATTCAGTACATGCTGAATGACAGTAAAGCAGAGGCGATGCTATACCAGACAGAACTGGAACTGCCCAAACATTACGGAGGAAGATTACTTGATCTGAAGGTTTTGGGGGAAGGGGACGAGGAAGAGAGCTTAGGTAATCCAAACGTGCCATATACTCCTGAAGATCTGGCTTATGTTGTTTATACATCAGGATCAACAGGAGCACCCAAAGGTGTCATGATTGAGCATCGAGCTTTACTCAACCTATGCTTCTGGCATCTGGATCAATTCGAGGTAACGGCTACTGATCGTGCAACAAAATATGCTGGGTTCGGATTTGATGCATCAGTATGGGAGATATTTCCTTACTTGCTGGCTGGTGCTTCCATCCACATTGTTCCTGCGGAAGCTAAGCTTGATATGGTGATGCTTAATCACTTTTTTGAAGAGAAGGGGATATCCATTAGCTTTCTGCCCACTTCCATCTGTGAAAGATTCATTAGGCTGCCAAATCATAGTCCATCACTTCGGATCCTGCTTACAGGTGGTGATCGGCTGAAGCAGACGCGAAATACACCTTATAAGCTGGTGAATAACTACGGCCCCACAGAGAATACCGTTGTCGCTACCAGCTATACCATTTACGATTCCCGCTTAGCCAATCATATAGGACGCCCAATTCATAACACGCGGATTTATATTGTTGATGAGTATGGAGCATTACAACCAGAGGGAGTGATTGGGGAAATGTGTATCGCAGGGGATAGTCTCGCACGAGGCTACCTGCATAATGAAGCATTAACTGCAGCTAAGTTTGTTAGCAATCCCTTCGAGCCGGGAGAGAGAATGTACCGTTCAGGTGATTACGCCAGATGGCTTTCCGACGGAAACATAGAATTCATCGGAAGAATGGATGACCAGGTCAAAATTCGAGGGGTTCGTATTGAACTCGAGGAAATCGAAAATCGATTGTCTCAATATCCAGAAGTAGAGGGCTGTGTAATCACAACCCGTGAGAATGAGGAATCTGGTAAATACCTTGTTGCTTATTATGAGGCCAGACAGGAGATTCCGGTTTCGCAGCTTCGATTGTTCCTCTCAGAGACCTTACCCGAGGCATGGATGCCTTCGACTTATATGTATTTGAAGCAGCTACCGATCACCCCGAATGGGAAAATCGACAGACGCGCTTTACCGGAGCCTAGTGTAGCACGACCTATGCTGGAGGTTCTATATTCCTCATCCAAGACGGAGACTGAACAGATGCTTTCTCGGATTTGGGGGGAGCTGCTAGAGGTCGAGCAGATTGGTCTCGATGATAACTTCTTTGATCTAGGCGGGAATTCTCTGCTTTTAGTATCAGTTCATGCCAGATTAGAGGAGGAGGCTCCGGGAAAAGTAAAAGTCGTTGATTTGTTTGATTATCCGTCCATATCCAAGCTTGCGTGCTTTATAGATGAGAGTTCACAGCCAGCGGTGATCGAACCCGTTCATACAGAAGTAATGCTTAGAGCGGATTGCTTGCGAAGCCTCGAGGAAGAGGAAGGGGATGGAAACATTCGATTCCGTCTAGAGGGATGGAGAGCGGAGCAACTGCGTGATTGGGAGGAAGGGTCTACCTTTGATCTACCTAGCTTGTTCTTAGCTGCATTCTTCTATCAGATATTTGAAATGAGTGTGCAAGAAGAAATTGTGGTCCAGGTCCTTTCAGAGGATCTGCAATGGATTGTGCCGGTTACAACAGATTTCGATGACATTTATCAATTTAATGAGCTTCTTGAACAGGTATCTACAACTATTTCAGGACTGAAAGGCTCAGATGGCTATCCGGTCTATCAAGCTATTGATTGGCTGGAAACGGATCGCTTGAAGAACAGCAAATCGATCGTGCCATACTTCTCTTATAACGAATATGAGGAGAATATGAGTCTTCACCAGGCTGATTTATATGTGCAAATTGTTGAGGATTTAGAGGGCTATGAATGTATCTGTGATTATCGTACAGATCTGTGGAAAGAAGCTAAGGTTTTTGAATTTTTGGAGAAGTACGCGGACAGCGTTGTCAAAATGCTTGAGGTCCAAATATAG